In a single window of the Caproicibacterium sp. BJN0003 genome:
- the rpsG gene encoding 30S ribosomal protein S7 — MPRRGNIAKRDVLPDPLYNSKLVTRLVNNIMIDGKKGVAQKIVYGAFEIIQDKTGKEPLEVFEAAMENVMPSLEVKARRVGGATYQVPMEVRPERRQTLGLRWITTYSRQRSERTMRERLAGEILDAVNGAGGAAKKRDDTHKMAEANRAFAHYRW, encoded by the coding sequence GTGCCAAGAAGAGGTAATATCGCAAAACGTGATGTTTTGCCCGATCCGCTTTATAATTCCAAGTTAGTCACCCGCCTTGTTAACAACATCATGATCGACGGTAAGAAGGGCGTAGCCCAGAAGATCGTTTATGGTGCGTTTGAGATTATTCAAGACAAAACGGGTAAAGAGCCCCTCGAAGTTTTTGAGGCGGCTATGGAGAATGTAATGCCTTCGTTAGAGGTTAAGGCCCGTCGTGTAGGCGGCGCTACCTATCAGGTCCCAATGGAGGTTCGCCCCGAGCGTCGTCAGACTTTGGGTCTGCGCTGGATTACAACGTATTCCCGTCAGCGTTCTGAGCGGACGATGAGAGAACGGCTTGCCGGAGAAATCCTCGATGCTGTAAACGGTGCAGGCGGCGCGGCTAAGAAGCGCGATGATACGCACAAGATGGCCGAAGCAAACAGAGCATTCGCACATTACAGATGGTAA
- the rpsL gene encoding 30S ribosomal protein S12 produces MPTFNQLVHTGRAVVEKKAKAPALLKGWNSKKRVAIDQNSPQKRGVCTAVKTSTPKKPNSALRKIARVRLSNGLEVTSYIPGVGHNLQEHSVVMIRGGRVKDLPGVRYHIIRGTLDAQGVEKRMQARSKYGAKRPKAGAAKKK; encoded by the coding sequence ATGCCTACTTTTAACCAACTGGTTCATACCGGACGTGCGGTCGTTGAAAAAAAGGCCAAAGCGCCGGCTCTGCTCAAGGGATGGAACTCTAAGAAGCGCGTTGCGATCGATCAGAATTCTCCCCAAAAACGTGGTGTCTGCACCGCTGTGAAGACCTCTACCCCGAAAAAGCCGAACTCTGCACTTCGTAAAATTGCTCGTGTTCGTCTTTCTAACGGCTTGGAAGTGACCTCTTATATTCCTGGTGTTGGTCATAACCTGCAGGAGCACAGTGTTGTCATGATCCGTGGCGGTCGTGTTAAGGATCTGCCTGGTGTACGTTATCATATCATCCGCGGTACTTTGGATGCTCAGGGTGTGGAAAAGCGTATGCAGGCCCGTTCTAAATACGGTGCAAAACGCCCGAAGGCCGGAGCTGCTAAGAAGAAATAA
- the rpoC gene encoding DNA-directed RNA polymerase subunit beta', with product MECEFESIKIGLASPEKIREWSHGEVKKPETINYRTLKPERDGLFCERIFGPQKDWECHCGKYKRIRYKGKICDRCGVEVTRAKVRRERMGHIELAAPVSHIWYFKGIPSRMGLVLDISPRMLEKVLYFAMYIVTDPGNVRELQKKQLLTEKEYRDLREKYEDDFDAGMGAEAIKKLLEEVDLESTSQELKDELANASGQKRIRILKRLEVIEAFRLSGNRPEWMILDAVPVIPPDIRPMVQLDGGRFATSDLNDLYRRVINRNNRLKRLLELSAPDIIVRNEKRMLQEAVDALIDNGRRGRPVTGPNNRPLKSLSDMLKGKQGRFRQNLLGKRVDYSGRSVIVVGPELKMYQCGLPKEMALELFKPFVMKRLVETGAAGNIKAARKAVERAKPEVWDALEIVIKNHPVLLNRAPTLHRLGIQAFEPVLVEGRAMKLHPLACTAYNADFDGDQMAVHLPLSSEAQAEARFLMLAAGNLLKPSDGRPVTVPTQDMVLGSYWLTLDRDGEKGEGKIFKDIDEAIMAYDNKVIDLHAQIKVRRSVVYHEETITGLVDTTVGKIIFNRPIPQDLGFIDRTKRENALKFEIDFLVGKKQLGNIIERCIRIHGTADTSEVLDSIKSQGYKYSALSGITVAVCDATIPPQKKEIIAGAEDKIDLVSDQYKEGMLSNEERHAAVLKIWGQATEDVSNALQKNLDRYNPIFMMADSGARGSMSQIRQLAGMRGLIANTSGETIEIPIRANYREGLNILEYFISSRGARKGLADTALRTADSGYLTRRLVDVSQDVIIYEDDCGATDGLEVYDIKEGKEVIEPLSERLLGRYLVEDFVDEKTGEVLVSKDKMMTVDDAELIVSRGVKRIKIRSVLGCCAKHGVCKKCYGMNLATGSEVTVGEAVGIVAAQSIGEPGTQLTMRTFHTGGVASAEDITQGLPRVEELFEGRRPKHLAIIAEIGGKITFEDIKKNRHVVVTNDKGESRSYLIPFGSRIIVNEGDQITAGTRLTEGSVNPHDVLAISGTQAVQDYLIEEVQRVYRMQGVDINDKHIEVIVRQMMKKVRVEDSGDTTLLPGSVVEKSNFKEANAEVRDRIATGEEGLKEATCSPVLLGITKASLATESFLSAASFQETTRVLTDAAIKGKVDHLTGLKENVIIGKLIPAGTGMKCYRDVQVQHEDQSLTSHAI from the coding sequence ATGGAATGTGAATTTGAATCGATTAAAATTGGTCTGGCTTCTCCCGAAAAAATCCGTGAATGGTCGCATGGTGAAGTCAAAAAGCCTGAGACGATCAACTATCGTACTTTAAAGCCGGAACGCGACGGCCTGTTTTGCGAGCGTATTTTTGGGCCGCAGAAGGACTGGGAATGCCATTGCGGAAAATATAAACGGATTCGTTATAAGGGCAAGATTTGTGACCGCTGTGGTGTTGAAGTTACCAGAGCAAAGGTTCGCCGTGAACGGATGGGCCATATTGAATTGGCGGCTCCTGTATCACATATTTGGTATTTTAAAGGAATTCCTTCCCGTATGGGACTGGTTTTGGATATTTCTCCCCGTATGTTGGAGAAAGTGCTTTATTTTGCAATGTATATCGTAACAGATCCGGGCAATGTCCGTGAACTGCAGAAAAAACAACTTCTGACAGAAAAAGAATACCGGGATCTGCGCGAAAAATATGAAGATGATTTTGATGCCGGTATGGGTGCTGAAGCGATCAAAAAACTTTTGGAAGAAGTCGATTTGGAATCAACTTCTCAGGAATTAAAGGATGAGCTTGCAAATGCTTCCGGCCAAAAACGGATTCGGATTCTGAAACGTCTGGAAGTCATTGAGGCATTTCGTCTTTCCGGTAACCGCCCCGAATGGATGATCTTGGATGCGGTTCCGGTTATCCCACCGGATATCCGCCCAATGGTTCAGCTGGACGGCGGACGGTTTGCAACCTCTGATCTGAATGATCTGTATCGCCGTGTCATTAACCGAAACAATCGCTTAAAGCGTTTGTTGGAACTCTCTGCACCGGATATTATCGTACGCAACGAAAAGCGTATGTTGCAGGAAGCGGTCGATGCTTTGATCGATAACGGTCGCCGCGGCCGTCCGGTCACAGGCCCTAACAACCGCCCGTTAAAATCTCTCTCTGATATGCTGAAAGGCAAACAGGGACGTTTCCGCCAGAACTTGCTTGGCAAACGTGTTGACTATTCCGGCCGTTCCGTTATCGTGGTTGGTCCTGAACTCAAAATGTATCAGTGCGGACTGCCTAAGGAAATGGCATTGGAACTCTTTAAGCCTTTTGTAATGAAGCGCTTGGTGGAAACCGGTGCTGCCGGAAATATTAAAGCTGCCCGTAAAGCAGTAGAACGCGCAAAGCCGGAAGTTTGGGATGCGCTGGAGATTGTTATTAAGAATCATCCCGTCCTTTTGAACCGTGCACCTACGTTGCATCGTTTAGGTATTCAGGCTTTTGAACCGGTCTTGGTAGAAGGCCGTGCGATGAAACTTCATCCGCTGGCATGTACGGCTTATAACGCCGACTTCGATGGCGACCAGATGGCAGTCCATCTTCCGCTTTCCAGTGAGGCACAGGCAGAAGCACGTTTCCTGATGCTGGCAGCCGGCAACCTTTTGAAGCCTTCTGACGGACGTCCGGTTACCGTGCCGACGCAGGATATGGTGTTGGGTTCCTATTGGCTGACCTTGGACCGTGACGGCGAAAAGGGCGAAGGCAAAATCTTTAAAGATATCGATGAAGCAATTATGGCTTATGACAATAAAGTCATTGACCTTCATGCACAGATTAAAGTTCGCCGCTCTGTTGTTTATCATGAAGAGACCATTACGGGATTGGTGGATACAACGGTCGGCAAGATTATCTTTAATCGTCCGATTCCGCAGGATTTGGGCTTTATCGATCGTACAAAGCGCGAGAATGCTTTGAAATTTGAAATTGATTTTCTGGTTGGCAAGAAGCAGCTTGGAAATATTATCGAGCGCTGCATTAGAATCCATGGAACTGCTGATACCAGTGAGGTTTTGGATTCCATTAAATCACAGGGATATAAATATTCGGCACTGTCTGGAATTACAGTTGCTGTTTGTGATGCAACAATTCCTCCGCAGAAGAAAGAGATTATCGCCGGAGCGGAAGATAAGATCGATCTTGTTTCTGATCAGTATAAAGAAGGTATGCTCTCGAACGAAGAACGCCATGCAGCTGTTCTGAAAATCTGGGGGCAGGCAACCGAAGATGTTTCGAATGCTTTGCAGAAAAACTTGGATCGCTACAATCCAATCTTTATGATGGCGGACTCCGGCGCGCGTGGTTCTATGAGCCAGATTCGTCAGCTCGCCGGTATGCGTGGATTGATTGCAAATACGTCCGGTGAAACAATTGAAATTCCAATTCGTGCGAACTATCGTGAAGGTTTGAATATCTTGGAATACTTCATTTCTTCCCGTGGTGCTCGAAAAGGTTTGGCTGATACCGCTCTGCGTACCGCTGACTCTGGCTACCTTACCCGTCGTTTGGTTGATGTTTCGCAGGATGTCATTATTTATGAAGATGACTGCGGCGCAACCGATGGCCTTGAAGTTTACGACATTAAAGAGGGCAAAGAAGTTATTGAGCCTCTGAGTGAGCGTCTCTTGGGACGCTATCTGGTAGAAGACTTTGTAGATGAAAAGACCGGAGAAGTCCTTGTTTCCAAAGACAAGATGATGACTGTCGACGACGCGGAACTGATTGTATCCCGTGGTGTCAAGAGAATTAAGATTCGTTCTGTTTTGGGCTGCTGCGCAAAGCATGGCGTTTGCAAGAAGTGCTATGGTATGAACCTGGCAACAGGATCTGAAGTGACAGTTGGTGAAGCAGTTGGTATTGTTGCGGCACAGTCTATCGGCGAACCTGGCACACAGTTGACCATGCGTACCTTCCATACCGGCGGTGTTGCCAGTGCAGAAGATATTACACAAGGCCTTCCGCGTGTTGAGGAACTGTTCGAAGGACGTCGGCCAAAGCATTTGGCAATTATTGCTGAAATTGGTGGCAAGATTACTTTTGAAGATATCAAGAAGAACCGCCATGTGGTGGTCACAAATGATAAGGGCGAATCCCGCAGCTATCTGATTCCGTTTGGTTCCAGAATCATCGTTAATGAGGGAGACCAAATCACTGCGGGCACACGCCTGACAGAAGGTTCTGTCAATCCGCATGATGTTTTGGCAATCAGCGGTACACAGGCAGTGCAGGATTATCTGATTGAAGAAGTTCAGCGTGTTTACCGGATGCAGGGCGTTGATATTAACGATAAGCATATTGAGGTAATTGTTCGTCAGATGATGAAGAAAGTTCGTGTCGAAGACTCTGGAGACACCACTCTGCTGCCCGGATCCGTTGTGGAAAAGAGCAACTTTAAAGAGGCCAACGCGGAGGTCCGTGATCGAATTGCAACTGGGGAAGAAGGGCTCAAAGAGGCTACCTGTAGCCCAGTATTACTCGGTATCACAAAGGCATCTCTTGCTACGGAATCCTTCCTTTCAGCTGCTTCTTTCCAGGAGACCACTCGAGTTTTGACCGATGCTGCAATCAAGGGCAAGGTCGATCATTTGACAGGTCTTAAGGAGAACGTTATCATTGGTAAACTGATCCCTGCCGGTACCGGCATGAAGTGCTATCGGGATGTCCAAGTTCAACATGAAGATCAGAGCTTGACAAGCCATGCAATTTAG
- the fusA gene encoding elongation factor G, with product MPRQVSLEKTRNIGIMAHIDAGKTTTTERILYYTGVNHKIGEVHDGAATMDWMVQEQERGITITSAATTCFWTNSKYFGDPDKNRDYRINIIDTPGHVDFTVEVERSLRVLDGSVTVFCAKGGVEPQSETVWRQAEEYHVPRMAYVNKMDIMGANFYNVIDMMKSRLKCNAVPIQLPIGSEDSFRGIIDLIDMTADVYYDDMGKDMRVEEIPDDMKEKAQEYHTALIEHVAEQDDALMEKYLDGEELTRDEIMATIRKATIANKFVPVTCGTSYRNKGVQKLLDAIVAFMPAPTDIPAIRGTNPETGEEEDRHSSDDEPFSALAFKIATDPFVGKLCFIRVYSGVLTTGSTVYNSTKDCDERIGRILQMHANHRQDLDEVYAGDIAAAIGVKNTTTGDTLCDEKHPVVLESMEFPEPVIRVAIEPKTKAGQEKMGIALAKLAEEDPTFKAYTDEETGQTIIAGMGELHLEIIVDRLLREFHVEANIGKPQVAYKETIRKHADVECKYVRQSGGKGQYGHVKIRVDPNPEKGYEFVNATVGGSIPKEYIPAVDQGIQGAMQAGVLAGYTVVDVKVELYDGSYHEVDSSEMAFKIAGSMAFKDAMKKADPVILEPIMKVTVTVPEEYMGDVIGDLNSRRGMIGGMDAMGGAEQIHSMVPLSEMFGYATDMRSKTQGRGQFVMEPDHYAEVPKNISEKIISERTKSN from the coding sequence ATGCCCAGGCAGGTATCACTTGAAAAAACTCGTAATATCGGCATCATGGCTCATATTGATGCTGGTAAAACAACCACGACCGAACGTATCCTGTATTACACGGGCGTGAATCATAAGATTGGTGAGGTGCACGATGGTGCAGCCACCATGGACTGGATGGTTCAGGAGCAGGAGAGAGGCATTACTATCACTTCTGCCGCAACAACTTGTTTCTGGACGAACAGCAAGTATTTTGGTGATCCGGATAAGAACCGTGATTACCGAATCAATATTATTGATACTCCCGGCCACGTTGACTTTACAGTTGAAGTTGAACGTTCCCTGCGTGTATTGGACGGTTCTGTAACCGTTTTCTGCGCAAAGGGCGGCGTTGAGCCTCAGTCTGAAACAGTTTGGCGTCAGGCTGAAGAGTATCATGTTCCCCGCATGGCATATGTCAATAAAATGGACATCATGGGTGCCAATTTCTACAATGTAATTGACATGATGAAGAGCCGTTTAAAGTGCAATGCTGTGCCGATCCAGCTGCCGATTGGCAGTGAGGACAGCTTCCGCGGAATTATCGATCTGATCGATATGACTGCCGATGTCTATTATGATGATATGGGCAAGGATATGCGTGTGGAAGAAATTCCGGACGACATGAAGGAAAAAGCACAGGAATACCATACAGCACTGATCGAGCATGTTGCTGAACAAGATGATGCACTGATGGAAAAATATCTGGATGGCGAAGAGCTTACCCGTGATGAAATCATGGCAACCATTCGTAAAGCAACCATTGCAAATAAGTTTGTTCCGGTTACCTGTGGTACTTCTTATCGGAATAAGGGCGTGCAGAAGCTGCTGGATGCAATCGTTGCGTTTATGCCTGCTCCGACCGATATTCCGGCTATCCGCGGTACAAACCCTGAAACTGGTGAGGAAGAGGATCGTCATTCTTCTGATGATGAGCCGTTCTCCGCACTGGCATTTAAGATTGCAACGGATCCTTTCGTCGGAAAGCTTTGCTTTATCCGTGTTTATTCCGGTGTGTTGACAACTGGTTCTACCGTTTATAATTCCACAAAGGATTGTGATGAGAGAATCGGCCGTATTTTGCAGATGCATGCAAATCATCGTCAGGACCTCGATGAGGTTTATGCTGGTGATATTGCGGCGGCAATCGGCGTAAAGAATACGACTACCGGTGATACACTCTGCGATGAGAAGCATCCGGTCGTTCTGGAATCCATGGAATTCCCGGAGCCTGTTATCCGTGTCGCAATTGAGCCGAAGACCAAAGCTGGTCAGGAAAAGATGGGAATTGCTCTTGCCAAACTGGCAGAAGAAGATCCTACTTTTAAGGCTTATACCGATGAAGAAACCGGCCAGACCATTATTGCAGGAATGGGCGAACTTCATTTGGAGATTATTGTTGACCGTTTGCTGCGTGAATTTCACGTGGAAGCAAATATCGGCAAACCGCAGGTTGCTTATAAGGAAACAATCCGTAAGCATGCAGATGTAGAATGCAAATACGTCCGTCAGTCCGGTGGTAAAGGCCAGTATGGTCATGTTAAGATCAGAGTCGATCCGAACCCGGAAAAGGGTTATGAATTTGTCAATGCAACTGTTGGCGGTTCTATCCCCAAGGAATATATTCCGGCTGTTGACCAAGGTATCCAAGGCGCTATGCAGGCAGGTGTTCTTGCCGGCTATACTGTAGTGGATGTCAAGGTTGAGCTGTATGATGGTTCTTATCATGAGGTCGACTCCTCTGAAATGGCATTTAAGATCGCCGGTTCTATGGCGTTTAAGGATGCAATGAAGAAGGCTGATCCGGTCATCCTGGAACCGATTATGAAAGTAACCGTTACTGTTCCGGAAGAGTATATGGGCGACGTGATCGGCGACCTGAACTCTCGCCGCGGTATGATTGGCGGTATGGATGCTATGGGCGGCGCTGAGCAGATTCATTCGATGGTTCCATTGTCTGAAATGTTCGGATATGCAACAGATATGCGTTCCAAGACACAAGGCCGTGGCCAGTTCGTTATGGAGCCGGATCATTATGCAGAAGTTCCGAAGAATATTTCTGAAAAGATTATCAGCGAGCGTACAAAGAGCAACTGA